A window of the Acidimicrobiales bacterium genome harbors these coding sequences:
- a CDS encoding helix-turn-helix transcriptional regulator codes for MRDFLTSRRARVTADRVGLPPGLNRRVPGLRRSEVAAVAGLSVEYYTRIERGSLDGVSEQVLDAIARALLLDDAEREHLAHLARPDASAALTPHRRRPAPAKVTRPALQWVLDTITTGPAFVRNGRLDFLAGNRLGRAFYAPALTDTQRAPNLARFLFLDPAGRDFHPDWEIAADNSVAILRTEAGRNPHDRALHDLVGELSTRSAAFASRWARHDVRRHSAGTKRFNHPVVGEVTVAYEGLEMTSDAGLVMNIYAAEPGSESDERLRLLGSWAATQLDANQNEEADRA; via the coding sequence GTGCGTGACTTCTTGACCTCTCGCCGGGCGCGGGTGACTGCGGACCGGGTTGGCCTGCCGCCTGGGCTCAACCGTCGCGTGCCGGGTTTACGCCGCAGCGAGGTCGCTGCGGTGGCTGGGTTGAGTGTGGAGTACTACACCCGCATCGAGCGCGGCTCGCTCGATGGTGTGTCCGAGCAAGTGCTGGATGCGATCGCTCGGGCGTTGCTGCTCGATGACGCCGAGCGCGAACATCTCGCGCATCTGGCTCGCCCAGATGCATCGGCTGCGTTGACGCCGCATCGTCGACGCCCGGCCCCAGCAAAGGTGACGCGCCCGGCGTTGCAGTGGGTACTCGACACGATCACCACCGGTCCGGCGTTCGTCCGCAACGGCCGGCTCGACTTCCTCGCCGGCAATCGGCTCGGACGTGCGTTCTACGCTCCGGCGCTCACCGACACCCAGCGCGCACCCAACCTGGCGCGCTTCCTGTTTCTCGATCCGGCGGGTCGTGACTTCCATCCCGACTGGGAGATCGCCGCCGACAACTCGGTGGCGATCCTGCGCACCGAGGCGGGCCGCAACCCACACGACCGGGCACTGCACGATCTCGTCGGTGAACTCTCGACCCGGAGCGCAGCGTTCGCCAGCCGTTGGGCTCGCCATGACGTGCGCCGTCACTCGGCAGGGACCAAGCGGTTCAACCACCCGGTGGTCGGTGAGGTGACTGTGGCCTACGAGGGACTCGAGATGACCTCGGACGCCGGGCTCGTCATGAACATCTACGCAGCCGAACCCGGGTCGGAGTCCGACGAGCGGCTCCGACTGCTCGGCTCGTGGGCCGCAACCCAACTCGACGCCAACCAGAACGAAGAGGCCGACCGCGCATGA
- a CDS encoding nucleotidyl transferase AbiEii/AbiGii toxin family protein has translation MIDRTEIEAVAGRFGAPDTQIIRDHLISHVLAAIADWPDRDRVTFFGGTALCRTWLPDLRLSEDIDLLLGSPTDGDGLRAHITRRLRREFPNLTWTGLGSQHQVETWALAADDLEVKVQFARRPEWQTIPVAIEPVQLRYSDLSPSVHLRVPTPSGFAAMKLMAWFDRHTPRDLYDLAALADAGHIDETAVTLVRPIAGFTPGAANLERSVPRSVASSWQTELGHQASDLDSPDDCLARVRAALDRISE, from the coding sequence ATGATCGACCGCACCGAGATCGAAGCGGTCGCCGGCCGGTTCGGCGCGCCCGACACCCAGATCATCCGCGACCACCTCATCAGCCACGTGCTCGCCGCGATCGCCGACTGGCCCGACCGTGACCGCGTCACGTTCTTCGGTGGCACCGCGCTCTGCCGCACGTGGCTGCCCGACCTCCGCCTGTCCGAAGACATCGATCTGCTCCTCGGCTCGCCCACCGACGGCGACGGTCTCCGAGCCCACATCACCAGACGACTCCGTCGCGAGTTCCCGAACCTCACCTGGACCGGCCTCGGCTCCCAGCACCAGGTCGAAACATGGGCCCTCGCCGCCGACGACCTCGAGGTCAAAGTGCAGTTCGCCCGGCGGCCGGAATGGCAGACGATTCCCGTCGCCATCGAGCCTGTTCAGCTGCGCTACTCGGACCTCTCTCCCTCGGTCCATCTCAGAGTCCCGACGCCCAGCGGTTTCGCCGCGATGAAGCTCATGGCATGGTTCGACCGCCACACCCCTCGCGACCTCTACGACCTCGCAGCACTCGCCGACGCCGGACACATCGACGAAACCGCAGTCACCCTCGTGCGCCCGATCGCCGGATTCACTCCCGGAGCCGCCAATCTCGAGCGCTCAGTTCCCCGCTCGGTCGCCTCGTCGTGGCAAACGGAGCTCGGGCACCAGGCCTCCGACCTTGACTCGCCCGACGACTGCCTTGCTCGGGTGCGGGCTGCGCTCGACCGGATCAGCGAGTGA
- a CDS encoding DUF4214 domain-containing protein: MLNKMKTAVAVLLAVGTLLVAVPASAQSTNDGAASTIDEATPQGLASLAPNDRITRLYRAALGREPDAAGHDYWVDQIESGESLLALTRSLIDSEEAQNRSTGDPLRDAYLWALGREPDTSGYEYWSQYDAARAVLYISDSAEHRIATGLEVVQAPVVPVVSPSAPAGWVDAGHGVYVPPILLEIRRCESGGNYLAANRRSSARGAYQFLASSWAAYGHAARYGVFEAHLATPAQQDEAAVITWKRDGVRPWYASRSCWG; encoded by the coding sequence ATGCTGAACAAGATGAAGACGGCGGTTGCCGTGCTCCTGGCCGTCGGGACACTGCTGGTCGCAGTGCCCGCGTCGGCGCAGAGCACCAACGACGGCGCCGCAAGCACGATTGACGAAGCGACCCCGCAGGGTCTCGCATCGCTGGCACCGAACGATCGCATCACCAGGCTGTATCGAGCAGCGCTCGGTCGCGAGCCCGACGCTGCCGGCCACGACTATTGGGTCGACCAGATCGAAAGCGGTGAATCACTCCTCGCGCTCACCCGGTCACTCATCGACTCCGAAGAGGCCCAGAATCGCTCGACCGGTGATCCGCTCCGCGACGCCTACCTCTGGGCCCTCGGTCGTGAACCCGACACGTCGGGCTACGAGTACTGGTCACAGTACGACGCCGCCCGCGCCGTGCTCTACATCTCCGACTCGGCCGAGCACCGGATTGCCACCGGTCTCGAGGTCGTGCAGGCACCCGTGGTGCCGGTGGTCTCGCCGTCCGCTCCTGCGGGTTGGGTCGACGCCGGCCACGGCGTCTACGTGCCGCCGATCCTGCTCGAGATCCGGCGCTGCGAATCGGGTGGCAACTACTTGGCGGCCAACCGCCGGTCGAGCGCTCGGGGTGCCTACCAGTTCCTGGCCTCCAGCTGGGCTGCCTACGGCCATGCTGCTCGCTACGGCGTGTTCGAAGCCCACCTGGCCACGCCGGCCCAGCAGGACGAAGCCGCCGTCATCACGTGGAAGCGAGATGGCGTTCGCCCCTGGTACGCCAGCCGGAGCTGCTGGGGCTGA
- a CDS encoding carboxylesterase family protein has protein sequence MTTPRTDERDALVIETSGGAVRGVTDGRVVSWKGIPYAAPPVGSLRFAPPEPHPGWSGVFDAAEFGPASPQLPGPMSVGRPNDVVESEDCLNLNVWAPATPAEKSRAVMVWVHGGANFGGSSSEWFYDGTNLADRQDIVVVSINYRLGMLGGLSLDNDATMGNNDLLDVILAMRWVQDNIANFGGDPHRVTIAGESAGACMISDLLVSDRAEGLFEQAIISSGHGQANSDRAFAHLTRDLHLAALGETLDDGTLDRLRQQPVDALLAAQGRTIVAVKTPYKTVEDGHIVPITVMEAFAAGKQHRVPILVGTTRDEHNLFAVLGSGHNVPPAEVPLRERFRNILVDADEAVLDELEQRYLDLVDNDETAAWNVACTDRDWRAPQRTMALHHADSGAPVYAYDWAFPSTQVGGALGACHALDLPFWFDNLHQPGVDQLVGSASDNPQRDLVAAMSSDAWGSFVRDGRPSSEHLPDWPRYDRSGRATMVIAAEPHVGPGLHDGRLDAWDEIEAIPPLWTPYEPAAD, from the coding sequence ATGACCACACCACGCACCGACGAGCGCGACGCACTGGTGATCGAGACCAGCGGAGGCGCCGTCCGTGGCGTCACCGATGGGCGGGTGGTGTCGTGGAAGGGGATCCCGTACGCGGCGCCGCCGGTCGGATCGTTGCGGTTCGCCCCGCCCGAGCCCCACCCTGGCTGGTCGGGTGTGTTCGATGCCGCCGAGTTCGGGCCGGCGTCCCCACAGTTGCCGGGGCCGATGTCGGTCGGTCGCCCGAACGACGTCGTGGAGTCCGAGGACTGCCTGAACCTCAACGTGTGGGCACCGGCAACGCCTGCTGAGAAGTCTCGAGCGGTGATGGTGTGGGTGCACGGCGGCGCAAACTTCGGCGGTTCGAGTTCGGAGTGGTTCTACGACGGCACCAATCTCGCCGACCGGCAAGACATCGTGGTGGTGTCGATCAACTACCGGCTCGGGATGCTCGGCGGCCTGTCGCTCGACAACGACGCCACCATGGGCAACAACGATCTCCTCGACGTCATCCTTGCGATGAGGTGGGTACAGGACAACATCGCCAACTTCGGCGGAGACCCTCACCGGGTGACGATCGCTGGAGAGTCCGCCGGTGCGTGCATGATCTCCGACCTATTGGTCAGCGACCGGGCCGAAGGGCTGTTCGAGCAGGCGATCATCTCGAGCGGCCACGGTCAGGCGAACTCGGACCGAGCGTTTGCCCACCTCACTCGCGACCTCCACCTGGCCGCGTTGGGTGAGACGCTCGACGACGGCACCCTCGATCGGCTTCGCCAACAGCCCGTCGATGCGCTCCTCGCCGCACAAGGCCGGACGATCGTTGCGGTGAAGACGCCCTACAAGACGGTCGAGGACGGCCACATCGTCCCCATCACCGTGATGGAGGCGTTTGCTGCGGGCAAGCAGCATCGGGTGCCGATCCTGGTCGGCACGACCCGTGACGAGCACAACCTGTTCGCCGTCCTCGGCTCCGGGCACAACGTCCCGCCGGCAGAGGTGCCGCTGAGGGAACGCTTCCGCAACATCCTGGTCGACGCCGACGAAGCGGTCCTCGACGAGCTCGAGCAGCGTTACCTCGACCTTGTCGACAATGACGAGACCGCAGCGTGGAACGTCGCTTGCACCGACCGGGACTGGCGGGCGCCGCAGCGAACCATGGCGCTTCACCACGCCGACAGTGGCGCCCCGGTCTACGCCTATGACTGGGCGTTCCCCTCGACCCAGGTCGGCGGAGCGCTCGGGGCGTGCCACGCGCTCGATCTCCCGTTCTGGTTCGACAACCTCCACCAGCCCGGTGTCGACCAACTCGTCGGCTCCGCCAGCGACAACCCGCAGCGTGACCTGGTCGCTGCCATGTCGAGCGATGCGTGGGGCTCGTTCGTCCGCGACGGACGCCCCTCGTCCGAGCACCTCCCGGACTGGCCGCGCTATGACCGGTCCGGCCGGGCGACGATGGTCATCGCTGCCGAACCCCACGTCGGGCCTGGGCTCCACGACGGACGACTCGATGCCTGGGACGAGATCGAGGCGATCCCGCCGCTGTGGACGCCGTACGAGCCAGCCGCCGACTGA
- a CDS encoding methyltransferase domain-containing protein encodes MGELRSYADFGLMRSWRQVVNAVTTDHAAGLAPLKVGLERDVDRLETQLGEQLTGLRLLEIGPGQGLERAHYLGLSNTVEALDLDVVSARDAAGWWRMARTNGAGRVVKSLGRELLVNRSARRSWIDLVGGTSFIRPRSHQGDIVDWRPAHGAFDAVVSWSVFEHVSDPRAALAGVIEALRPGGAALISIHNYTSANGHHDIRSFTGVDDQRLLWGHLRPSTAAGIRPSAFLNEWRLADWRRLFDELTPGYVEYLDQYEHPEVFGPLIDGAFAEELDGYSRDELLTVNAVFVFRKAD; translated from the coding sequence ATGGGTGAACTTCGGAGCTATGCCGACTTCGGACTGATGCGGTCATGGCGTCAGGTCGTCAACGCCGTCACGACCGATCACGCTGCCGGCCTTGCGCCGTTGAAGGTCGGGCTCGAGCGAGACGTGGACCGGCTGGAGACCCAACTCGGCGAGCAGCTGACTGGGCTCCGGCTCCTCGAGATCGGACCTGGCCAGGGGCTTGAGCGAGCGCACTACCTCGGGCTGTCGAACACGGTCGAGGCGCTCGATCTCGACGTCGTCAGTGCGCGTGACGCCGCCGGTTGGTGGCGTATGGCGCGAACGAATGGCGCGGGACGAGTGGTGAAGTCGCTGGGACGCGAACTGCTCGTCAACCGGTCGGCCCGTCGAAGCTGGATCGATCTGGTCGGCGGCACCTCCTTCATCCGGCCGAGGAGTCACCAGGGCGACATCGTCGACTGGCGTCCAGCCCACGGAGCCTTCGATGCGGTGGTGTCCTGGTCGGTGTTCGAGCATGTCAGCGATCCCCGAGCCGCTCTCGCCGGGGTCATCGAGGCGCTTCGACCTGGAGGAGCAGCGCTGATCAGCATCCACAACTACACCTCGGCCAACGGTCACCACGACATTCGATCGTTCACCGGAGTGGACGATCAACGCCTGCTGTGGGGGCACCTTCGGCCGAGCACGGCCGCAGGCATTCGCCCGAGCGCGTTCCTCAACGAATGGCGGCTGGCCGATTGGCGGCGACTGTTCGACGAACTCACACCCGGATACGTGGAATACCTGGATCAGTACGAACATCCCGAGGTGTTCGGGCCGCTGATCGACGGCGCGTTTGCCGAGGAACTCGACGGCTACTCGCGCGACGAACTGCTCACCGTCAACGCCGTCTTCGTGTTCCGCAAGGCCGACTGA
- a CDS encoding fumarylacetoacetate hydrolase family protein, which produces MKWVTYRSTAGERAGLVAGEEILGHEPGSTLVDLLRADGGLDAAAEAISASPAERVSLAGADLAAPFAPHQIRDSLCFLDHLRNCRGGAELEPIWSELPAMYFSNVSAVVGPYDPVRISPGCSMFDFELEIGAVVGHEVADVDPADGPDAIVGFAIFCDWSARDVQLREMGLSLGPAKGKDGANTVGPWLVTVDELAERRTETGFDLHGRAFVNGELVGGGSFGAMDWSWGQVVAYASRGTRLLPGDLLGSGTVPTGCLLEHFQTAHDDFRGWLRPGDVVRLEVDGLGHTEQTVLEAVPPIPLRGRRAIS; this is translated from the coding sequence GTGAAATGGGTGACGTACCGCTCGACGGCGGGAGAACGGGCCGGCCTCGTCGCAGGAGAGGAGATCCTCGGACACGAGCCCGGCTCGACGCTCGTCGATCTGCTCCGTGCCGACGGCGGGCTCGACGCTGCGGCCGAGGCGATCAGCGCTTCGCCTGCCGAGCGTGTGTCACTGGCGGGCGCCGACCTTGCCGCGCCGTTCGCACCGCACCAGATCCGGGATTCGCTGTGCTTCCTCGACCATCTCCGGAACTGTCGTGGTGGCGCCGAGCTCGAACCGATCTGGAGCGAGCTTCCTGCCATGTACTTCAGCAACGTGTCGGCCGTTGTCGGCCCCTACGATCCGGTCCGCATCTCGCCCGGGTGCTCGATGTTCGACTTCGAACTGGAAATCGGGGCCGTCGTTGGGCACGAGGTCGCCGACGTGGACCCGGCCGATGGTCCCGACGCCATCGTGGGCTTCGCGATCTTCTGTGACTGGAGTGCTCGCGACGTCCAGCTCCGCGAGATGGGTCTGAGCCTCGGGCCCGCCAAGGGCAAGGACGGGGCCAACACGGTCGGGCCGTGGTTGGTGACGGTCGACGAGTTGGCCGAGCGCCGAACCGAGACCGGATTCGACTTGCACGGTCGTGCGTTCGTCAACGGTGAACTCGTGGGCGGAGGATCCTTCGGCGCGATGGACTGGAGTTGGGGCCAGGTCGTCGCCTACGCCTCTCGCGGCACTCGACTGCTTCCTGGCGATCTGCTGGGTTCGGGCACGGTCCCGACCGGATGCCTGCTCGAACACTTTCAAACGGCCCACGACGACTTCAGGGGCTGGCTCCGACCGGGCGATGTCGTCCGCCTCGAGGTCGACGGACTCGGTCACACGGAACAGACCGTGCTCGAAGCCGTTCCGCCCATCCCGCTCAGGGGCCGTCGGGCCATCAGTTGA
- a CDS encoding IS256 family transposase — protein sequence MTLEQSDIDRLLDAISIGEGTDLVRQLAQWALQQLIEAEAAEKIGAGPYERSIDRTTHRNGTRPRTLSTKAGDLELGIPKLRKGSFFPSILEPRRRIDQALYAVVMEAYVNGVSTRAVDDLVVAMGIDTGISKSEVSRICAGLDERVEAFRTRTLGHTSFPYVYLDATYINVRDDALGQVVSRAVVIATGITAAGDREVLGVDIGDSEDETFWLRFLRSMRKRGLGGVRLVISDAHEGLKAAIRKGISGASWQRCRVHYARNLLSKVPKGQQEMVAAAFRSIFALGTTGEINTRWDEVADMLEAKFPKASLSMRDAKTDVLAFGAFPSSHWRKIWSNNPLERLNKEVKRRTNVVGIFPNDAAAIRLIGAVLADQHAEWAVARRYMTEGSMADLNTVRDTERSRAQLEA from the coding sequence ATGACTCTTGAACAGTCTGACATCGACCGCCTGCTCGACGCGATCTCGATCGGAGAAGGAACCGATCTGGTCCGCCAGCTCGCCCAATGGGCGCTGCAACAGTTGATCGAGGCCGAAGCGGCCGAAAAGATCGGCGCCGGCCCCTACGAGCGCAGCATCGACCGGACCACGCATCGCAACGGGACCCGGCCACGGACCTTGTCGACCAAGGCCGGCGATCTGGAACTCGGGATCCCGAAACTTCGCAAGGGTTCGTTCTTCCCCAGCATCCTCGAACCCCGCCGACGGATCGATCAGGCTCTGTATGCGGTGGTGATGGAGGCCTATGTCAACGGCGTCTCCACCCGAGCGGTCGATGATCTGGTGGTGGCGATGGGGATCGACACCGGCATCTCCAAATCAGAGGTGTCGCGGATCTGCGCCGGTCTGGACGAACGAGTCGAAGCGTTCCGGACACGCACCCTGGGTCACACTTCGTTTCCGTACGTGTATCTCGACGCCACCTACATCAACGTCCGTGACGACGCCCTCGGCCAGGTCGTGTCCCGAGCGGTGGTCATCGCGACCGGGATCACCGCTGCTGGTGACCGCGAAGTGCTGGGTGTCGATATCGGTGATTCGGAGGACGAAACGTTCTGGCTCCGGTTCCTCCGCTCGATGCGTAAACGTGGTCTCGGTGGTGTCCGCCTCGTCATCTCCGACGCCCACGAAGGGCTGAAGGCCGCCATCCGCAAAGGGATCAGCGGGGCGAGCTGGCAGCGGTGTCGCGTGCACTACGCCCGGAATCTGTTGTCCAAGGTCCCGAAAGGGCAGCAAGAAATGGTGGCGGCCGCGTTCCGGTCGATCTTCGCGCTCGGCACCACCGGGGAGATCAACACCCGTTGGGACGAGGTCGCCGACATGCTCGAGGCCAAGTTCCCGAAAGCGTCGTTGTCGATGCGTGACGCCAAGACCGATGTGTTGGCGTTCGGGGCGTTCCCGTCGTCGCATTGGCGCAAGATCTGGTCGAACAATCCGTTGGAACGACTGAACAAGGAAGTGAAACGGCGCACGAACGTGGTCGGGATCTTCCCCAACGACGCCGCAGCGATCCGGCTCATCGGGGCCGTGCTCGCTGATCAGCACGCGGAATGGGCGGTCGCTCGCCGCTACATGACCGAGGGGTCGATGGCAGACCTCAACACTGTGCGCGACACTGAGCGATCACGGGCCCAACTCGAGGCCTGA
- a CDS encoding PaaI family thioesterase, which produces MTSDEHSEVNETVEFFRACIGSADVWAGGPPFTRWLGGVLVERDEMANPAGLLHGGMQCAMLGDAVGLAAFTLGRDGFHLSINLATDYLASAAVGATVRATAEIARAGLRVVHASATLSDPDGRTLASASSNLLWSPQTTTTV; this is translated from the coding sequence GTGACAAGCGACGAGCACTCCGAGGTGAACGAGACCGTCGAGTTCTTCCGTGCCTGCATTGGATCTGCCGACGTGTGGGCAGGCGGACCGCCGTTCACTCGCTGGCTCGGCGGGGTGCTGGTCGAGCGCGACGAGATGGCCAACCCGGCCGGCCTCCTCCATGGCGGCATGCAGTGCGCCATGCTCGGCGATGCCGTCGGGCTGGCGGCGTTCACCCTCGGGCGCGACGGCTTCCATCTCTCCATCAACCTGGCGACCGACTACCTCGCCTCGGCGGCAGTTGGTGCGACCGTACGCGCGACGGCGGAGATCGCGCGGGCCGGCTTGCGGGTGGTGCATGCCTCGGCCACACTGAGCGATCCCGACGGCCGCACCCTGGCCAGCGCCAGCTCGAATTTGCTGTGGTCCCCCCAGACCACGACGACCGTCTGA
- a CDS encoding MFS transporter, translating into MSSPSTVVAHESTASDLHDERSTRYALLAAVVASFIVTFDAVVVNVALPRIRTDLGGGINGLQWIVDGYTLMFAALLLTAGAVTDRAGARRAFIIGVTAFTVASIACGLAPGLGTLIAARIAQGSAAALMMPACMALISHAYPDPARRAHALALWGVGGAIASSSGPLLGGVLTVASWRLIFLVNLPVGIAAVAFATKSRPSPTRDATIDATGTLSAIAAMGGLTYGAIEAGVHGITAPDVLAAFATAVVGTVVFVRSQQASERPMVPLELFGRRNVVVSMAVGFAFVVGYYGLPFVMSLYLQQRRGLTPFQTGLVFLPMMLTGAALVSFAAIIARRFGSRRVIITGLALMAAGLVALAATTTTASPALIAALMALPGLAGPLIIPPITAILLNSVPDPLAGAASGVFNTSRQLGGALAIAIFGALLAHPTGIDRGMSFSLLIAAAIAVAAALATTLLRPATASRQ; encoded by the coding sequence ATGTCGTCGCCCAGCACGGTCGTCGCCCACGAGTCGACGGCATCCGATCTCCATGATGAGCGGAGCACCCGCTACGCCCTCCTGGCAGCGGTCGTCGCGTCGTTCATCGTCACCTTCGATGCTGTCGTCGTCAACGTCGCACTCCCTCGCATCCGTACCGACCTCGGCGGCGGCATCAACGGTCTGCAGTGGATCGTGGATGGCTACACCCTCATGTTCGCCGCCCTCCTCCTCACCGCCGGCGCCGTCACCGACCGTGCCGGCGCCCGCCGAGCATTCATCATCGGTGTCACTGCCTTCACTGTCGCCTCGATCGCCTGCGGGCTCGCACCCGGGCTCGGCACCCTCATCGCCGCCCGCATTGCCCAGGGCTCAGCCGCTGCCCTGATGATGCCCGCTTGCATGGCGCTGATCAGCCATGCCTACCCCGATCCCGCACGACGAGCCCACGCTCTCGCCCTGTGGGGTGTCGGCGGCGCCATCGCCTCCTCCTCGGGTCCTCTCCTCGGTGGTGTCCTGACGGTTGCGTCCTGGCGGCTGATCTTCCTCGTCAACCTCCCCGTCGGTATTGCCGCCGTTGCGTTCGCGACCAAGAGTCGGCCGTCGCCAACCCGCGATGCCACGATCGACGCCACCGGGACACTCAGCGCCATCGCAGCGATGGGAGGCCTCACCTACGGCGCCATCGAAGCCGGCGTTCACGGCATCACCGCCCCTGATGTGCTCGCTGCGTTCGCGACCGCGGTCGTCGGCACCGTCGTGTTCGTGCGCAGCCAACAAGCCAGCGAACGGCCGATGGTGCCCCTCGAACTGTTCGGACGGCGCAACGTCGTCGTCTCCATGGCTGTCGGCTTCGCGTTCGTCGTCGGCTACTACGGGCTCCCCTTCGTCATGAGCCTCTACCTCCAACAACGACGCGGACTCACCCCGTTCCAGACCGGCCTTGTCTTCCTCCCCATGATGCTCACCGGCGCCGCACTCGTCAGCTTCGCCGCCATCATCGCCCGCCGCTTCGGCAGCCGACGCGTCATCATCACCGGCCTCGCCCTCATGGCCGCCGGACTCGTCGCGCTCGCCGCCACCACCACAACCGCCAGCCCCGCACTGATCGCTGCGTTGATGGCGCTCCCCGGACTTGCCGGACCCCTCATCATCCCACCCATCACCGCCATCCTCCTCAACAGCGTCCCCGACCCCCTCGCCGGAGCCGCCAGCGGCGTGTTCAACACCAGCCGACAACTCGGCGGCGCCCTCGCCATCGCCATCTTCGGCGCACTCCTCGCCCACCCCACCGGCATCGACCGCGGCATGAGCTTCAGCCTCCTCATCGCCGCAGCGATCGCCGTCGCCGCCGCACTCGCTACAACGCTCTTGCGACCAGCGACAGCCAGCCGCCAGTAG
- a CDS encoding type IV toxin-antitoxin system AbiEi family antitoxin, with amino-acid sequence MPRIVDELARRQLKVGRPDSFDVERTDTELRRLIENGSVLQLSKGFYVLVPEERRGPDTTWRPTIEGAALGMAVALYGPDEVALVGPSAARAHRCYPRALGTGYVSIPGRLRTRGTIVGTIRFVTRDLSGMDTVKVETDLGPGWATSVEQTALDLCRERPAWNITDEARTEMIRRLADRIDWDLIDEIAEAKRGVKTLQRLRTMLGRTRP; translated from the coding sequence ATGCCTCGTATCGTTGACGAGCTCGCTCGCCGCCAGCTGAAAGTCGGACGACCGGATTCGTTCGACGTCGAGCGGACAGACACCGAGCTGCGGCGACTCATCGAGAACGGGAGCGTGCTGCAACTCTCGAAGGGCTTCTACGTTCTCGTCCCCGAGGAGCGGCGGGGCCCGGACACGACATGGCGACCCACCATTGAGGGCGCAGCACTCGGCATGGCAGTCGCGCTCTACGGCCCTGACGAGGTCGCCCTCGTCGGCCCCTCGGCGGCCAGGGCGCACCGCTGCTATCCGCGAGCCCTCGGCACGGGCTACGTGTCGATCCCGGGAAGGTTGCGCACGCGCGGAACCATCGTCGGGACGATCCGATTCGTCACGCGCGATCTGTCGGGCATGGACACCGTCAAGGTGGAGACCGACCTCGGGCCGGGCTGGGCCACGAGCGTCGAACAAACCGCACTCGACCTTTGTCGCGAGCGGCCGGCTTGGAACATCACCGACGAGGCCCGAACCGAGATGATCCGGCGACTCGCCGACCGGATCGACTGGGACCTGATCGACGAGATCGCCGAAGCGAAGCGCGGCGTCAAGACGCTGCAAAGGCTTCGCACGATGCTCGGTCGAACCCGGCCATGA
- a CDS encoding cupin domain-containing protein: MTEIHRLADQTETEGPADYFTGRATIRGLFARDDPSRVTGAIVTFEPGARTAWHSHPLGQTLIVLDGLGWTQVEDEPVQEFAAGDILLCPPDRPHWHGASPDGPMTHAAIQEALDGTNVVWMHHVTDDEYLAGRHTAD; the protein is encoded by the coding sequence ATGACCGAGATCCATCGACTCGCCGACCAGACCGAAACTGAAGGACCAGCCGACTACTTCACCGGCCGGGCCACGATCCGAGGCCTGTTCGCACGCGACGACCCGTCCCGGGTGACGGGTGCGATCGTCACCTTCGAACCCGGTGCTCGCACCGCATGGCACTCCCACCCGCTCGGCCAAACCCTGATCGTGCTGGATGGCCTCGGCTGGACCCAGGTCGAGGACGAACCGGTGCAGGAGTTCGCAGCCGGCGACATCCTGCTTTGCCCACCCGACCGGCCCCATTGGCACGGCGCCTCCCCCGACGGTCCGATGACCCATGCCGCGATACAAGAAGCACTCGACGGCACCAACGTCGTGTGGATGCACCACGTCACCGACGACGAATACCTCGCCGGCCGACACACCGCCGACTGA